In one Alphaproteobacteria bacterium genomic region, the following are encoded:
- a CDS encoding RsmB/NOP family class I SAM-dependent RNA methyltransferase, whose protein sequence is MTPGARISAAIGLLERLDGADAPPADKLLADWARSNRYAGAKDKSAIAGMVYGTLRRRGQIDWWLSRCQGGDPTPRARLLIWLQLGQGQQLTDMDGSFTGERFDPSPLTGVEKRVAVELAAQKGFDLGCQPLAAAANVPDFLSEELGALYGDDAEAQLAAHGDEAPVDLRVNLLKGTREEAGSRLASEGIETVPTPYSPTGLRLRERRPLTGTTVFKDGLIEPQDEGSQLAALLVEAKPGMKVVDFCAGAGGKTLALGAAMQNTGRIVACDVSEARLNRAAQRLKRAGVFMVERRALSSERDKWVKRRAARFDGGFDRVLVDAPCSGSGTWRRNPDQKWKLTREGLDEVIAKQASVLESAARLVAPGGRLIYVTCSILPSENEAQIASFLAANPTFFEHPVADVWRETVPGTSYPGDAGRPHLRLTPKDHNTDGFFVAVLGRKLG, encoded by the coding sequence ATGACACCAGGTGCCCGAATTTCCGCCGCGATCGGCCTGTTGGAACGCCTGGACGGGGCGGACGCACCGCCAGCCGACAAGCTGCTGGCCGACTGGGCCCGCTCCAACCGCTATGCCGGCGCGAAGGACAAGTCGGCAATTGCTGGAATGGTCTACGGCACCCTGCGTCGGCGCGGTCAGATCGATTGGTGGCTGTCGCGTTGTCAGGGTGGCGACCCGACACCGCGGGCGCGATTGCTCATCTGGCTGCAGCTGGGACAGGGGCAGCAACTGACAGATATGGACGGCAGTTTTACCGGGGAGCGTTTCGATCCGTCGCCGCTAACCGGCGTCGAAAAGAGGGTCGCGGTCGAACTGGCGGCTCAGAAAGGGTTCGATCTGGGATGCCAGCCTTTGGCGGCTGCGGCGAACGTCCCGGATTTCCTGTCCGAGGAATTGGGCGCGCTGTATGGCGACGATGCCGAGGCGCAACTGGCGGCCCATGGCGATGAAGCGCCGGTCGACCTGCGGGTCAATCTGCTGAAGGGCACGCGTGAGGAGGCGGGAAGCCGGCTTGCCTCCGAGGGCATTGAAACTGTTCCGACGCCGTATTCTCCGACCGGGCTACGGCTGCGGGAACGGCGCCCGCTGACCGGTACGACGGTCTTCAAGGACGGTCTCATCGAGCCTCAGGACGAAGGCTCGCAGCTGGCGGCCCTGCTGGTCGAGGCCAAACCGGGCATGAAGGTTGTCGATTTCTGTGCCGGGGCAGGGGGCAAGACGCTGGCGCTTGGCGCTGCCATGCAGAATACCGGTCGGATCGTTGCCTGTGACGTTTCCGAGGCCCGGTTGAACCGCGCCGCGCAACGCCTGAAGCGGGCCGGCGTCTTCATGGTGGAACGTCGTGCCCTGTCGTCGGAACGGGACAAATGGGTGAAGCGTCGGGCGGCTCGTTTCGACGGCGGCTTCGATCGGGTGCTGGTCGACGCGCCCTGCAGCGGTTCCGGCACCTGGCGGCGCAATCCGGACCAGAAATGGAAACTGACCCGCGAAGGCCTGGACGAGGTCATCGCCAAGCAGGCCTCCGTTCTGGAGAGCGCGGCGCGGCTGGTCGCACCGGGCGGGCGCCTGATCTATGTGACCTGTTCCATCCTGCCCAGTGAAAACGAGGCTCAGATTGCGTCGTTCCTGGCTGCGAACCCGACCTTCTTCGAGCACCCGGTGGCGGATGTCTGGCGTGAAACGGTGCCGGGAACGTCCTATCCAGGCGATGCTGGGCGTCCCCATCTGCGGCTGACGCCGAAGGACCACAATACAGACGGCTTCTTTGTTGCGGTTCTCGGCAGGAAGCTGGGGTGA
- a CDS encoding glutamine cyclotransferase, with translation MKKSGAEILCEYGPFPGIDHVAGVSFDGKYVWFASGDRLNAIDPNSGRIIRAVDTPANAGTAFDGTYLFQISETVIRKIDPLTGTIVAEIPSPGAGSDSGLAWAEGSLWVGQHRDRKIHQIDPETGDILRTIQSDRFVTGVTWSQGEFWHGTWDDDMSDIRRVDPETGAVLESLEMPPGSGVSGLEADGGNRFFCGGGNSGTVRVIRKPD, from the coding sequence ATGAAGAAATCCGGCGCTGAAATCCTGTGCGAGTACGGTCCCTTCCCCGGCATCGATCATGTCGCCGGGGTCAGTTTCGATGGAAAGTATGTCTGGTTTGCCTCAGGCGATCGGTTGAATGCAATCGACCCGAACAGCGGCAGGATCATCCGTGCGGTCGATACGCCGGCCAATGCCGGAACCGCCTTCGACGGCACGTACCTGTTTCAGATCTCGGAGACGGTCATACGCAAGATCGACCCACTGACGGGCACCATCGTCGCGGAGATTCCATCCCCAGGCGCAGGAAGCGATTCTGGTCTCGCCTGGGCGGAGGGCTCACTCTGGGTTGGTCAGCACCGGGACCGGAAGATCCATCAGATCGATCCAGAAACTGGCGATATTCTGCGAACGATCCAGTCTGATCGTTTTGTAACCGGCGTGACCTGGTCACAGGGGGAGTTCTGGCACGGGACATGGGACGACGACATGAGCGACATCCGTCGCGTCGATCCGGAGACGGGCGCGGTGCTGGAATCCCTTGAAATGCCACCAGGCAGCGGAGTCTCGGGTCTGGAAGCGGACGGCGGGAACCGATTTTTCTGCGGCGGCGGCAACAGTGGAACCGTCCGCGTCATACGGAAGCCGGATTAG
- a CDS encoding mechanosensitive ion channel — translation MQEEVGLLERLLDPGEIQRLSASVWTWIDTTILVPSTLIQLLTILAAWALARLLSGTTRRVLERQLGKGRFARFTDPALRTMVPLVLPVIWLILQWFSVFAAKQADWPHHLVESAVSLLTAWVVIRVLSQAIRDPGWSKSLAFLAWTLAALNLLGLLAPTMATLDSMGVTLGDVRVSVLSALKAGIVLVALLWAAGFLSRLVEARFEHAKGLSPSAKVLLGKTVRIFLMGVAVVAALDSIGIDLTALAVFSGAVGLGIGFGLQKVVSNLISGLILLMDKSVKPGDVIAIGDTFGWINSLRARYVSVITRDGTEHLIPNEELISQRVENWSFSNTLVRLKIPVGISYESDVKKAMELAEESSRSVARVRSDPAPVCRFMAFGADALELELRIWIDDPQAGVANVRSEVLLNVWQIFRENGIEFPFSQRDLHIRSSVEIPVRLNRDPPDGE, via the coding sequence ATGCAAGAAGAAGTCGGGTTACTCGAACGCCTTTTGGACCCGGGAGAGATTCAACGACTTTCCGCGTCCGTCTGGACCTGGATCGATACGACGATCCTGGTTCCTTCCACTCTGATACAGCTTCTTACAATCCTTGCCGCATGGGCTCTGGCGCGACTGTTGTCCGGGACGACCCGCCGGGTTCTGGAGCGACAATTGGGGAAGGGCCGTTTCGCGCGGTTCACGGATCCAGCGCTCCGAACCATGGTTCCGCTCGTCCTGCCGGTCATCTGGCTGATCCTGCAATGGTTCAGCGTATTCGCCGCAAAACAGGCGGACTGGCCGCATCATCTGGTCGAAAGCGCGGTTAGCCTGCTGACGGCGTGGGTTGTCATCCGGGTCCTGTCCCAGGCAATCCGCGACCCGGGTTGGTCCAAATCTCTCGCATTTCTCGCCTGGACCCTGGCGGCGCTGAATCTGCTGGGGCTGTTGGCGCCGACCATGGCCACGCTGGACAGTATGGGGGTGACGCTGGGCGATGTCCGGGTCAGCGTATTGAGTGCGCTGAAGGCCGGGATCGTGCTCGTCGCACTGCTCTGGGCAGCCGGATTTCTCTCGCGGCTGGTCGAAGCCCGGTTCGAACATGCAAAGGGGCTTTCCCCGTCCGCAAAGGTACTGCTTGGCAAGACGGTTCGCATCTTCCTCATGGGCGTTGCCGTCGTCGCGGCTCTGGACAGTATCGGCATCGACCTGACGGCGCTTGCCGTGTTCTCCGGCGCGGTGGGGCTGGGCATCGGATTCGGCCTGCAGAAGGTCGTTTCCAACCTGATCAGCGGCCTGATCCTGTTGATGGACAAATCGGTCAAGCCGGGGGATGTGATCGCAATCGGGGATACGTTCGGTTGGATCAATTCGCTGCGGGCGCGCTACGTTTCCGTCATCACCCGTGATGGAACGGAACATCTGATTCCGAATGAGGAACTGATCTCACAGCGCGTCGAGAACTGGTCCTTCTCCAACACGCTGGTCCGACTGAAAATTCCGGTCGGAATCTCCTATGAGTCGGATGTTAAGAAGGCGATGGAACTGGCGGAGGAGTCGTCGCGGTCGGTCGCACGGGTTCGAAGCGACCCGGCGCCGGTCTGCCGCTTCATGGCATTTGGGGCGGATGCCCTGGAACTGGAACTGAGAATTTGGATCGACGATCCCCAGGCCGGGGTCGCGAATGTGCGAAGCGAGGTACTGCTGAATGTCTGGCAGATTTTCCGCGAGAACGGCATCGAATTTCCATTCTCGCAGCGGGATCTGCACATCCGTTCGTCGGTGGAAATTCCGGTACGCCTGAATCGCGACCCGCCGGATGGGGAGTGA
- a CDS encoding thioredoxin family protein, whose product MDRKIANRDDWRDARLELLKAEKELTRLRDEVTRKRQALPWQRVDVAYRFDTTDGQRTLADLFDGRSQLLVQHFMFVEGWKHGCPSCSFMADHIDGMNRHLAHHDVTLVAVSRATLDEIEGFRKRMGWKFNWVSSHGSSFNFDFRVSFTPADTAGGTIDYNYGQWRHLGEEWPGISAFFKDDDGSVYHTYSTYGRGVEAMMGTYALLDLAPRGRNEEGPMSWVRHHDRYNLQST is encoded by the coding sequence ATGGATCGCAAGATCGCAAACCGCGATGACTGGCGCGACGCCCGCCTGGAATTGCTGAAGGCTGAAAAGGAACTGACCCGGCTGCGGGACGAAGTGACCCGAAAACGCCAGGCATTGCCCTGGCAACGCGTTGATGTGGCGTACCGGTTCGATACGACGGATGGCCAACGCACGCTGGCTGACCTGTTCGATGGCCGTTCACAGCTGTTGGTGCAGCACTTCATGTTCGTGGAGGGCTGGAAGCATGGCTGCCCAAGCTGCTCCTTCATGGCCGATCATATCGATGGCATGAACCGGCATCTGGCCCATCATGATGTCACCCTGGTGGCGGTGTCTCGCGCGACACTCGACGAGATTGAAGGGTTTCGGAAGCGTATGGGGTGGAAGTTCAATTGGGTCTCTTCGCACGGGTCGTCCTTCAACTTCGACTTCCGGGTCAGCTTCACGCCGGCGGATACGGCTGGCGGAACAATCGACTACAATTACGGCCAGTGGCGTCATCTCGGTGAGGAATGGCCAGGCATCAGTGCCTTCTTCAAGGACGATGATGGCAGTGTCTACCACACCTATTCGACCTATGGCCGGGGTGTGGAGGCGATGATGGGAACTTATGCGCTGCTCGATCTTGCGCCGCGAGGGCGCAACGAGGAAGGGCCGATGAGCTGGGTACGCCATCACGACCGCTACAATTTGCAATCCACATAA
- the guaA gene encoding glutamine-hydrolyzing GMP synthase, whose protein sequence is MTDIVGDDRILILDFGSQVTQLIARRVREAGVYSEIHPFNAVSDDKIRAFAPKGIILSGGPASVTHSDTPRAPQIVYDLGVPVFGICYGQQTMCAQLGGSVEGSDHQEFGRAEIDVVDDCGLFDGVWQKGGKPQVWMSHGDRVDRLPDGFRVVGKSANAPFAAIADDDRKFYAVQFHPEVVHTPDGARLISNFVHLVCGCTGDWTMAAFKQQAIESVRRQVGEDGRVICGLSGGVDSSVVAVLIHEAIGERLTCIYVDHGLMRQGESEQVVRLFRDHYNIPLVHCDASDLFLGKLAGVDDPEKKRKIIGGLFIDVFEEEATKIGGADFLAQGTLYPDVIESVSFAGGPSVTIKSHHNVGGLPERMDMKLVEPLRELFKDEVRELGRELGLPESMIGRHPFPGPGLAIRIPGPVDREKADILRKADAIYLEEIRNAGLYDEIWQAFAVLLPVKTVGVMGDARTYDHVCGLRAVTSTDGMTADSYPFDHAFLSRVATRIINEVRGINRVVYDVTSKPPGTIEWE, encoded by the coding sequence ATGACAGATATTGTCGGCGACGACCGCATTCTCATTCTCGATTTCGGCAGTCAGGTTACCCAGTTGATTGCGCGTCGTGTGCGCGAGGCGGGCGTCTATTCGGAAATTCATCCGTTCAATGCCGTTTCCGACGACAAGATCCGAGCTTTCGCCCCGAAGGGTATTATTCTGAGCGGCGGCCCTGCCAGTGTGACCCATTCGGACACGCCCCGCGCGCCACAGATCGTGTACGACCTGGGAGTTCCGGTTTTCGGTATCTGCTACGGGCAGCAGACGATGTGCGCGCAGCTCGGCGGCTCGGTCGAAGGGTCGGATCATCAGGAGTTCGGCCGTGCAGAAATCGACGTCGTCGATGATTGCGGTCTGTTTGACGGGGTCTGGCAGAAAGGTGGAAAACCTCAGGTTTGGATGAGCCATGGCGACCGCGTGGACCGCCTGCCGGATGGGTTCCGGGTGGTCGGCAAAAGCGCCAACGCACCCTTCGCCGCCATCGCTGATGACGATCGTAAGTTCTATGCAGTTCAGTTCCATCCGGAAGTGGTTCATACTCCGGACGGCGCGCGCCTGATCTCGAATTTTGTGCATCTGGTCTGCGGCTGCACCGGCGACTGGACCATGGCGGCGTTCAAGCAGCAGGCGATCGAAAGCGTCCGCCGTCAGGTTGGTGAGGACGGCCGCGTGATCTGCGGTCTGTCCGGCGGCGTCGACAGTTCTGTGGTCGCGGTGCTGATCCACGAAGCCATCGGCGAACGCCTGACCTGCATCTATGTCGATCACGGGCTGATGCGCCAGGGCGAAAGCGAGCAGGTCGTGCGCCTGTTCCGCGATCATTACAACATACCGCTGGTTCATTGCGACGCGTCGGATCTGTTCCTCGGCAAGCTGGCCGGTGTCGACGATCCTGAAAAGAAGCGCAAGATCATCGGCGGCCTGTTCATCGATGTCTTCGAGGAGGAAGCGACGAAGATCGGCGGCGCAGATTTCCTGGCGCAGGGCACGCTGTATCCCGACGTGATCGAGAGTGTCAGCTTCGCAGGAGGCCCATCGGTCACCATCAAGTCGCACCACAATGTCGGTGGCCTGCCCGAGCGGATGGACATGAAGCTGGTCGAACCGCTGCGGGAACTGTTCAAGGACGAGGTCCGGGAACTGGGACGCGAGCTGGGGCTGCCGGAGAGCATGATCGGGCGTCATCCGTTCCCGGGTCCGGGACTGGCGATCCGAATTCCCGGCCCGGTCGATCGCGAGAAGGCGGATATCCTGCGCAAGGCGGATGCGATCTATCTGGAAGAAATTCGCAATGCCGGCCTGTATGACGAGATCTGGCAGGCCTTCGCGGTGCTGCTGCCGGTCAAGACGGTCGGCGTGATGGGGGATGCGCGAACCTATGATCATGTCTGCGGTCTTCGCGCGGTCACATCGACCGATGGCATGACGGCCGACAGCTATCCGTTCGATCACGCGTTTCTCAGCCGGGTCGCGACCCGCATCATCAACGAGGTGCGCGGTATCAACCGGGTTGTCTACGATGTGACGTCGAAGCCGCCCGGGACGATCGAGTGGGAGTAG
- a CDS encoding helix-turn-helix domain-containing protein, which produces MDSLINSAARALSGGDPLAALNRVALRNDPPALALRGIAMAQLGDLERARTLLRAAVRAFGPTESVYRARCVVAEAEVALVSRDLGKTLDELPGARAVLEAAGDLANGAHAAYLDARRHLLTGHLDHAEALLSSFDRSGLPLTTRVGCNLVEAGIAIRRVRARPAHSALEQARRGARKAAIPALAAEVEATAKSLQAPKARILTQCDDRLASLADVEALFSSGALIVDVCRNVLRAGPTVISMTNRPVLFSALRTLAEAWPTDAAREVLLKQIFGARQADESHRVRLRVEVARLRKLIVPLADIRATKAGFVLRPRTNVDIVLLLPPTESEHGAFLALLADGEAWSSSALAEATGMSARTVQRAMKLLAGEGAVEPIGQGRSRRWMATPVPGFPTSLLLPVAGIPR; this is translated from the coding sequence ATGGACTCGCTGATCAACAGCGCTGCCAGGGCCCTTTCCGGCGGCGACCCGCTCGCAGCCCTGAACCGGGTCGCGCTGCGAAACGATCCTCCGGCCCTGGCTTTGCGTGGCATTGCGATGGCGCAACTCGGCGATCTGGAACGGGCGAGGACATTGCTTCGGGCCGCCGTTCGAGCCTTTGGCCCGACTGAAAGCGTATACCGGGCGCGATGCGTGGTTGCCGAGGCCGAGGTCGCCCTTGTGTCCCGGGACCTCGGAAAGACTTTGGACGAACTCCCAGGTGCGCGCGCCGTTCTTGAGGCGGCAGGCGATCTCGCGAATGGGGCCCATGCCGCCTATCTCGACGCCCGGCGTCACCTTCTTACCGGCCACCTGGACCATGCGGAGGCGCTGCTTTCTTCCTTTGACAGATCGGGGCTCCCCCTGACCACTCGGGTCGGCTGCAATCTCGTCGAAGCGGGCATCGCGATCCGGCGTGTTCGAGCCCGGCCCGCACATTCGGCGTTGGAACAGGCAAGACGAGGGGCTCGAAAAGCCGCAATCCCTGCCCTTGCCGCGGAAGTGGAAGCCACGGCGAAGTCACTCCAGGCGCCAAAAGCGCGTATCCTGACGCAGTGTGATGACCGGTTGGCGTCCCTCGCGGATGTCGAAGCCCTCTTCTCCTCCGGCGCGCTGATTGTCGACGTCTGCCGCAACGTTCTGCGGGCCGGACCAACCGTCATTTCAATGACGAACCGCCCGGTCCTATTCTCAGCCCTGCGCACGCTTGCCGAGGCCTGGCCCACGGATGCCGCCCGGGAAGTACTGCTCAAACAGATCTTCGGGGCACGTCAGGCGGACGAGTCGCACCGGGTCAGGCTTCGGGTAGAAGTCGCGCGTCTGAGAAAACTCATTGTACCACTGGCGGATATCAGGGCGACGAAAGCAGGGTTCGTCCTGAGACCCAGGACGAATGTCGACATCGTCCTGCTGCTGCCCCCGACCGAAAGCGAGCATGGCGCGTTTCTGGCCTTGCTGGCGGACGGGGAAGCCTGGTCGAGCTCCGCCCTGGCGGAAGCGACAGGGATGAGTGCACGCACGGTGCAACGGGCCATGAAACTGCTCGCGGGCGAAGGCGCGGTCGAGCCGATTGGCCAAGGGCGCTCCCGCCGTTGGATGGCCACGCCTGTGCCGGGTTTCCCGACAAGTTTGTTACTCCCCGTCGCCGGCATTCCCCGCTAG
- a CDS encoding SemiSWEET transporter, protein MIEAVGLIAGLCTTIAFLPQAIKCWRSRSTGDISLTMFLIFATGVCLWLAYGLAIGDLPLVLANGVTLLLVLSILWMKVRYG, encoded by the coding sequence ATGATCGAGGCCGTCGGACTGATCGCCGGATTGTGCACGACAATCGCGTTTCTGCCGCAGGCGATAAAATGCTGGCGCAGTCGGTCGACCGGGGACATTTCGCTGACGATGTTCCTGATCTTTGCAACCGGTGTCTGTCTCTGGCTTGCATACGGTCTCGCCATCGGCGATTTGCCGCTCGTTCTGGCAAACGGGGTTACCCTGTTGCTGGTCCTTTCCATACTGTGGATGAAAGTGCGTTACGGATGA
- a CDS encoding RidA family protein: MSDILHHMIAAGPTPVAPFSHATEVNGFVFLTGQMPTDPNDDAAPLPDGIVAQTRRVMDNLTLILDGLGLGLSDVVQCRIYLTHFDRDYAAMNQTYLEYFEAGKLPARTTIGVTGLAVGALVEIDMVARRP, translated from the coding sequence ATGTCCGACATTCTGCACCACATGATCGCCGCGGGCCCGACGCCCGTCGCACCGTTTTCGCATGCGACGGAGGTCAACGGCTTTGTCTTCCTGACCGGCCAGATGCCGACTGACCCGAATGATGACGCTGCGCCCTTGCCCGACGGGATCGTGGCCCAGACTCGCCGGGTGATGGACAATCTGACACTGATCCTGGACGGGCTCGGCCTGGGCTTGTCGGACGTCGTGCAGTGCCGGATCTATCTGACCCATTTCGACCGGGACTATGCGGCGATGAACCAGACTTATCTCGAGTATTTCGAGGCCGGAAAGCTGCCGGCCCGAACCACCATCGGCGTCACCGGGCTGGCCGTCGGCGCCCTGGTTGAAATCGATATGGTGGCGCGCCGGCCCTGA
- a CDS encoding metalloregulator ArsR/SmtB family transcription factor, translated as MTAHASIADERSFDRLVDFDAATTLLRAFANPHRFKILCLLRQGELTVGELEMAIGIRQPSMSQQLARLREDGIVSCRRDGKSMIYSIASPRAQRLVDALICIHEAA; from the coding sequence ATGACCGCGCATGCAAGCATCGCGGACGAGCGGTCGTTTGACCGACTTGTCGATTTCGACGCGGCAACGACACTGTTGCGTGCATTTGCCAACCCGCATCGGTTTAAGATTCTCTGTCTTCTACGGCAGGGCGAATTGACCGTGGGCGAGCTGGAAATGGCAATCGGCATTCGTCAGCCGAGCATGTCACAGCAGCTCGCGAGACTTCGCGAAGATGGCATTGTTTCCTGCCGGCGCGATGGCAAATCCATGATTTACAGCATTGCCAGCCCCCGCGCTCAACGCCTGGTAGACGCGCTGATTTGCATCCACGAAGCGGCCTGA